A single region of the Lycium barbarum isolate Lr01 chromosome 2, ASM1917538v2, whole genome shotgun sequence genome encodes:
- the LOC132628736 gene encoding uncharacterized protein LOC132628736: MGKMAHMQNIRPPGAFLSDTKKNPKDCKSVTMRNGRELEEVHINIPLVEFLQEVPRYAKYIKDVVANKRRWTEFETVALTDECSSKVRSKIPPKLKDPGSFTISITIGNIEVGLALCDLGASINIMPTSVFRTLGFGKPRPTTITLQLADRSLAYPDSIIEDVFVKVGPFILSVDFVILYYEADKSVLLIMERGFLATVDAVIRVKNGKMSMTVDGQERTFDVFKATKLPAHYE, encoded by the exons ATGGGGAAAATGGCTCATATGCAGAATATCAGACCACCGGGTGCTTTTCTTAGTGATACTAAGAAGAATCCAAAGGATTGCAAGTCAGTCACCATGAGGAATGGCAGAGAACTTGAAGAA gtacacatcaacatacctttggtggagTTTTTACAAGAAGTTCCAAGATATGCTAAGTATATCAAAGATGTGGTTGCGAATAAAAggcgttggacagagtttgagactGTTGCACTTACTGACGAGTGCAGTTCTAAAGTGAGGAGTAAAATTcctccaaagttgaaagatccgggCAGCTTCACGATTTCGATTACCATTGGAAACATTgaagttgggctagcattgtgtgatttgggtgctagtattaataTAATGCCCACCTCTGTGTTTCGAACGTTGGGCTTCGGTAAGCCTAGGCCAACCACTATTACATTGCAGCTAGCTGATCGATCTCTCGCTTATCCTGATAGTATTATTGAGGATGTCTTTGtgaaggtaggcccatttattctgTCGGTCGATTTTGTCATACTTTattatgaggcagataagagtgttcTTCTCATCATGGAGAGAGGATTCTTAGCTACTGttgatgctgtgatccgagtgaaaaatgggaagatgtccatgacagttGATGGACAAGAGAGgacttttgatgtgtttaaagctACCAAGCTTCCAGCCCATTATGAGTAA